The nucleotide window TATCTTCGCGAGTCTCGCGGACCTTTCCCCGAACCCGGGCATCCTTCCCTATGACGTGAACCTCCCGTTCTGGTCGGACCATGCGAAGAAACGCCGCTGGTTCGCCATGCCCGCAGCGGGTTCCTCCGCGTCATTCCAAAGCGAGGGCAACTGGACGCTGCCAACCGGTGCGGTATGGGTGAAGCACTTCGACATGGAGATGGAACGCGGCAATCCGGCGAGTGCGAAACGGATCGAAACGCGGCTGATGGTCAAAACGGACACGACGGCCTACGGAGTCTCCTATCGCTGGAACGACGCAGGCACGGAAGCATTCCTGGTGCCGGATGGCGGCGTCACGATCCCGCTGCGGATCACGGTGAATGGCACGCCGCAAACGCAGCCGTGGTCGATTCCCAGCCGCGCCCAGTGCATGACCTGCCACAGCCCGGCGGCGGGCAGCCTGTTGTCCTTCCGCACCCGCCAGCTCAACCATTCCGGGACGATGGCATCGACCTCCGGAAACTATCTGAGCCTGCTCCATGATGCGGGGTATCTCGATCAGGCACCTCCGGCAGGATTGGCGCGCCATCATGCGCCGTCCGAAACCGAGTATTCCTTGGAAACGCGGGCGCGCTCGTGGCTGTCCGTGAATTGCTCCTACTGCCATCAACAAGGTGGCGGCGGGCTCGGGGCCTTCGATTTGAGCGCGTGGCTCGGTTTGTTCGATACCGGAGTCATTGATGGCCCGGTCGGCAACAGCGCGGGAGATCCCGCGGACCGGCTCATCGTGCGCGGCGATCCGCTGCATTCCGCCATCCTGTCCCGCATGTCCGTCGCCAACGGCTACACCCGCATGCCTCCGCTCGCATCAGCCGTGGTGGATCAGGAAGGCATCGATGTGGTCCGCGATTGGATTCTCCAGGAGCTGCCGGATCGGAAAAGCTACGACGAATGGAGTAATTCCGCCTTCGCCGGACATCCCGCCAATGGAGTCCCGGGAGCCGATCCCGATGGCGACGGCGTGACGAATCAAGACGAATACCTCATGCACACGAATCCCCTGCTGGGCGGCCCGCCATGGCGGCCCACGCTGGGCCGGAATGGAGCACAACTCCAGCTTTCGTGGCCGAACCTTCCCGACCGCTCGATCCGCATCTGGACCTCCACCGATCTGATGAACTGGTCGCCCTGGAACGTTCCCGGCAACGACGGCGTGCCGCGAGCTGGAACGGGAGTGCGGACGCTGCCTGTGTCCGGGGACGAAGCGAAGCGTTTCTACCGTTTCACCATCGGCGAGTGATGCCGCAGTCAGACGGCAGTGCGCGAATCGCGCATTCCGTCGATTTTTCCGTAACCTCCCCAAGTCTTCCAAGTATGCCCAAGGGCCGCGGTTATTGGCCCTTTCCGCCTATTTATTCGTCCGCTTACCCCGTTATGCTCCGCACCACCACCTGCCTCGCCACGCTGGCCGCCAGCACGGCGGCCCTCCACGCCGCGAACTGGTATGAAGAAATGCAGATCGGCCCCGCGTGGTCGAACACCTTCGACGACACCTTCCAGGGCCAGAAGCGCCTGGCTGCCGTCAAGGGCATCCTCCTCGACCTCGGCGACGGCCAGTCCCACGCCCTCTTCGACACCGAGACCCTCGGCCTCGTCAACGCCTACTCCGGATTCGTCCACTGGGGCGGGACCCCGTGGACCGGCAAGCACGCCGTGCTCGTCGCCCTCGCCGATGAAACCCCGGTCTTCAACACCGCACGCGGCACCGCCAAATGGGCCGATGCCAAGGGCTCCTTCGAGGACTCCCGCAAGATCCCCGGCTACGGCAACTTCGACCACGCCCGCTTCAACGGCTACTTCCGCTCCGGTTCCACCATCGTGCTCGACTACACCGTGCTCGGCAGCCGCGTGCTCGAAACCGTCTCCGCCAGGGATGGCACCGTCACCCGCTCCTTCGACCTCGCCGAGCGCAAGAGCGACCTCACCACCGTCGCCGCCGATGAGGCCAAGCCTTTCACCGTCGCCGCCGACGGCCTCTCCGCCAAATCCGAGGACGGCCTGACTGTCACGACCAAAGGCGGCAAGCTCGCCGCCGACCCCAAGTCCCCGGGCCGCCTGCTGCTGCGCTTCGCCAAGGGTGACAAGACCACCGCCCAGGTCGCCTACGCCCGCGGCGCCGAGCCGAAGCCCGCCGGGGCTCCCGATTTCGCCACCCTGCTCAAGGGCGGCGCCCCGCTGTGGAAGGACAAGATCACCACCGAAGGCAAGGTCTCCACCGACACCAGGGAACCCTACGCCACCGACATCGCCACCCTGCCCACCGGCAACCCGTGGAAGGCCAACCTGCGCTTCGGCGGCTTCGACTTCATCGATGACGACAGCGCCGCCCTCTCCGCCTGGAACGGCGACGTCTGGGTCGTCAAGGGCCTCAAGGGCGACTGGAAGCAGCTTGTCTGGCAGCGCGTCGCCTCCGGACTCTTCGAGCCGCTCGGCGTCAAGGTCGTCAACGGCATCATCCACGTCAACGGCCGCGACCAGATCACCCAGCTCATCGACCTCAACGGCGACGGCGAGATCGACCAGTTCAAGGCCTTCAACCGCGACGTCTACGTCACCGAGAACTTCCACGAGTTCGCCTTCGACCTCCAGACCGACAAGCAGGGCAACTTCTACTTCTCCAAGGCCGGCCCGGTGAAGTCCGGCGGCCGCGGCTTCGACAAGACCCTGCCCAACAACGGCACCATCAACAAGGTCAGCGCGGACGGGAAGAAGCTGGAAGTCGTCGCCACCGGCCTGCGCGCCCCCGGCGGCGTGGGTGTCGGCCCCAACGGCGAGATCAGCGCCGGTGAGAACGAGGGATCGTGGGAACCGGCCTGCAAGATCAACTTCGCCCGCGCTTCCGAGCTGCCGGTGTTCTTCGGCTGCGAGCCCACCCGCCAGGAGCTCGGCAAGGGCAAGCCCTACACCGAGCCGCTGTGCTACCTGCCGATGGACATGGACAACTCCGGCGCCTCCCAGGTGTGGGTGCCGGAAGGCGCGAAGTTCGGGGTCAATCCCGGCGAGATGCTGCACCTCTCCTACGGCCAGTCCTCGATCTACCGGGTGCTGCCGCAGCGGGCGGGCGACCGCCTGCAGGCCGGAGTCTCCAAGCTGCCAATCAAGCTCCAGTCCTCGGCGATGCGCGCGCGCTTCGCCACGGACGGCTCGATGTACGTGCTGGGCTTCCGCGGCTGGCAGACCAATGCGGCCACCGAGTGCGCGTTCCAGCGCGTGCGCTACACCGGCAAGCCGGTTCCGGCACCGGACAAGTATGAAGTGAGCAGGACCGGCGTGAAGCTGCACTTCGCCCAGCCGCTGGACGCGGAGCTGGCGAAGGACCCGGCGAGCTACGCGGTGCTGCGGTGGAACTACGTGCGCTCCAGCCAGTATGGCTCGGGCGAGTTCTCGGTGGACCACCGCGATGCGGCGGCCGAGGAAGCCGCGATGACCAAGGAGTCGCACAACGTCAAGCAGCGCGACAAGGTGACGGTGACCTCCGCCACGCTGTCGTCGGATGGCAGGACGGTGGAGCTGGCGCTGGAAGGCATGAAGCCCTCGATGCAGCTCCAGGTCGGCTACGACCTCGAGGACAAGGACGGCAACCCGGTCAAGAGCAACGTCACCGGCACCGTGTACAGCATCCGGTGAGATGCATCCTTTGAGCCGGACATCCGCCCGTGGACCCCGTCGCCCAACAAACCGATCTTTTCCTCAAGGCACTGGCCGGCACCTTGCGGAGCATCCGCGAGGCAAGAGGCCTTTCCCAGATCGAACTGGCGGAGCGGGCGGGGGTTTCCCGGACGTGCATCGCCTACATCGAGGACGGAGCCAGGCGACCCACGGCGGATACCCTCAAACGTCTCTCCTCGGCATTGAGCCTTCCCCTGCACCAGATCATCCGGGCATCGGAAGAACCCGGCGCAACGTTTGTCACCACCTGAGCGACGTTTACCAAAGGTTGCTTTCGAGGCAGGATTGGAAGATGGCTCCAAGAGGTCCGGTTCGTCATGTCACCAAGGGATGCATGTCCACATCCGTCGCCCCGTTTCATCGTGGACCGGAACGACCCATGCGGCCATGGGTAGAATTGCCAATTACGCGAAAAATGAGCCGAAGCCATGGTTCACGGCGTAATGTACCCCAAACCCCTCATCGCCATTTTCCTCGCCTTGGCCGCCGGATCGGCCACCGCCACCACCTTCACATGGACGAATACCGCCGGAGGCTCCTGGGCCACTGCGGGCAACTGGAGCAGCGCGCCAGCCTTCGCGGCCGATGATCTCGCGGACTTCTCCACGTTGAACATTACCGCCAATGCCGTCACCACCCTCGATGGCAGCTACACCCTCGGTTCCTTGAAATTCGGGGATGCCACCACCGTCTCGAACACCTGGACGGTGAACGCGGGCACCGGCGGCACCCTCACCCTCGCCACCACCACCGGCAATCCCACGATCACCACCGTCGCCGCCGCGGACGCGGTCACGCTCAACGCGCCGATCGCAGGTACCCAGACGATCGTGAAGGCCGGCGCGGGCACGCTGAATCTCACCGGAGCGAACACCTTCACCGGTCTCTTCCAAGTCGATCCGGTTGCCAACTCCATCGTCAACGTCAGCGGCAACCAGTCCGCCGCCACCGGAGGATGGAACATCCGGGCCGGTGCCACGGTCAATTTCCAAGCGGGATCCACCATCGCGGTGGCCAGCGGCAAGTCCATCACGCTCGCAAACGAAAGCGGGGCCAGCCACACGTTGAATGCAGCAGGCACGGTCACTTCCAGCGGCACCCTCTCAGTGCAGGCAGCGGGCAATGTGAATCTCAACTCAGGAGCCGCCTGGACCCAGAACGGCAGCATGACGATCCAGCCCAACACCTCATTCGCGTCCGCGCAGATGACGGTGAACACCGGAGCCTCCTTCACCTACGCGGGTTCCACGGCGATCACGCTGGCGGCCAGCCCCGGTTCCAATGGTGGCAGCGGCTCTCTGAATCTCAGTGGTGGCACCTTTACCACCGGCAGGGGTTTCAACAACAGCAGCAGTGGCACCGCTGGTGCCGCCAATCTGAACTTCTCCAACGGCGGCACGCTCAAGCTCTCCGCTGACATTGCCACTCTCGCCACGACCAACACCCGTCCGTTCAATATCACCCTCGGCACCGGCGGCGGCAAGACCGACACCAATGGTTTCAACACCACCCTGGCGCTTCCGATCACCGGCACTGGCAGCCTTGAGAAACTGGGCACCGGCTCCCTCACCCTCACCGGCGCGAATACCTACACCGGTGCAACCACCGTTTCCGCTGGCACGCTCTCCATGTCCGGCGCGGGCTTCAGCGACACCGCCGCCCTTTCCGTGGCGACCGGTTCCGTGCTCAACCTGAACTACACCGGCACCGATACTGTCGGATCCTTTCGCATTGACGGTGTGGCCAAGGCCACCGGCAAGTGGGGCCGCACCGGCTCCATCGCCGCCCTCGGAGCGGACTATGAATCCAGCCTCATCACCGGAGATGGCCTGATCAACAACACCAACACCGCCTCCGATCTCTACTGGGATGGCACCGGCACCAGTTGGGGTTCGAGCGGTTCCTGGACCGTCGACCCCTCGAATGCCGCCATCGACCCCACCAACAGCCCGGTCGCGACCACTGCCGTGCTCTTCGGAGCGAACGGACTGACCACCACCCAGCAGGTGGATCTTGGCGGGAACCAAGCCGTTTCCCAGCTCACCATCAGCAGTCCGGTGGCGTTCAATTTCGCAGGCGGCGGGACCACCAGCAATCTCACGGTCGGAAGCTCCGGCATCACGCTGAATGCCACCGCAGGTAACACCACCTTCGGCTCCGCCACCGCGGGTCAGGAAGTGAACCTCGTGCCCACCGGCGCGGAAACGTGGACGAACCTCTCCAGCTCCACGCTCACCGCCGTGAACGGCCTGGCGCTCGGAGCCAACACGCTCACCACCGCGGGCAGCGGCAACTTCACCTTCGGCGGCGCCATCACCGGCACCGGCGGCCTGAACAAGCTGGGTGCCGGCACCCTCGCCCTCAACGGCACGAACACCTTCACCGGTAACAAGACCGTAGACCGCGGCGCGGTCACCGTCTCCGGCAACCAGGCCGCCGCCAACGGCTCCTGGATCCTCCGTGGCTACGGTGACAGCGGCACCACTTACAACACGGTGGTCACCTCCGTCACCCTCAATGCCGGTTCCACCTCCGCGGTCGCCTCCGGAAAGACCGTCCAGCTCGGTAATACCGCTGCCGCCGGCAACTTCCAGCTCCAGACGTTCACTGCCAACGGCACCATGACCAACGACGGCACGCTCTTCGCCGGTCGTGGCGGCACTCTCAATGTGGGAGGAGCCTGGACCCAGAACGGAGCCGCCACCGTAGCCACCCAAGGCGGTGTGACGGCCACCTTGAGCATCACCTCCGGAGGTTCCTTCACCTACACCTCCGCGACCCAGTTCCTGCTGAGTTCCAGCAGCACCCACGCCTTCCTCAATATCGACGGCGGAGTCCTGACCACCGGCGCGAAACTCCACGACGCCAACTCGACGTTCAATGCCTCCTCGGTCTCGAAGGTGACCTTGACCAATGGTGGCAAGATCAAGCTGTCCGCCAACATCGCCGATCTCTTCACGACCGCTGGAGGAGCAACTTCCTTCCAGGTCGGCACCGGCGGCGGCATCGTGGACACCAATGGGTTCTCGACCACGCTCAATCTTCCGATCACCGGCACCGGTGGTCTTACCAAGGCGGGTACGGGTACTCTGACCACCACCGGCGCGAACACCTACACCGGGAATACCACCGTCACCGGCGGCACGCTTTCACTGTCCGCCGCCAACCTGGATGACAACTCCTCGGTGACCATCGCCACCGGTGCCACCCTCGATCTGAACTTCCTGGGCAGCGACACGGTGAAAGCTCTCACCATCAACGGCACCGCGCTGTCCGCCGGCACCTACAGCAGTTCGACCCATCCGGGATCGATCAGCGGTGTGGGCCAGATCACCGTCCAACCCGCCTCCGGCACGTTCGCCTCGTGGGCCGCGGGTCTCGGGCTCAGCGGCAATCCGAACGCGGACTTCGACCATGATGGCATCGCCGATGGTGTCGAGTTCGTGCTCGGCACCGATCCGAAGGTCGCCAACAGCGGCTCCGGCATCCAGACCCAGAAATCCGGCAACAACCTGATCGTCACCTTCAACCGCGTCGACTCCTCGGAAACATCGGACATCACCCTGGTGGTGGAAGCCGGAACCGATCTGGCCACCTGGCCGCAGATCTTCCAGGCCGCGGACACGACCGCCAATTCCACTCCGGGAGTGGTGGTCACGGAAAACGGCACCGCACCGGACACCATCGTGGTCACCATCCCCACGAGCGGCGCTCCGATGCTCTTCGCCCGCGTCCGGGTGATCGTCTCGCCCTGATCCGGCATGGCATGATTTCCAGGCCATGACGTCTCCTCGGAGAGACCCGTCATGAGGTGCAACACATGCGCCGGCTTTGCCCGATCCAAGGGGGGGAACAAAGCCGGCGCATGCTATTTTCCCCCCTCGCGCGCCGTGGGCAGAATTGCCCATGGCAGAAAGTAGCACGCCTCTCCACGATCCACGGCGCAATGGGTTCAAAGCCTTCCATCCCGTCTGCCCGCCGCCGGGTCCGCATGGCAAGTCCATGACCTGACACGGCACCCCTGCCAGGGTCCGGCTCCGGGGAAAGGCGGACACTGGAACCCACACGCCTGTGCGCCGGTATGCCCCGTGGCAGACCGGCGCATTTCATTTTCCCGGCCCTCTTGCATTTCGTTCACCGCCACCCACCCATGAATACCCTACACACCACGGCAGCCATCCCGGCTGCAATCGTCCTGCAACTGCTGCCCTTCGTGGCCCAGGCCACCCCCACCTACAACTGGGACCTGCAAACCCACTACCCGGGCGCGGAGCCATTGCCATCCAGCTTGACGTCCCAACAGCTCGCTTCGATCAACCAGCTCGATGACTGCTATCCGCAGGGGATGATCACGCCGAATGGAACGGGACTCACCCCCGCGGAGATGAACGAGGTAACGGCGATGCCCGCCTACTTCAGCCTGAGCCGCAATCCCACCACGGGGGTTCTCAGCGGTCGCGACATTGTGATGGATGGAGATCAATCCGCCGTCGCCCAGCCCGATGTGACCAAGCCCGCGAGCTTCTACGCCGACTTCACCCTCAAGGTGGAGCGTCTCACGGACCTCTATGTGAAAGCCAACACCGGGCAAGCCCCACAGCTCGAGCAGACATACTCCGACCTGATCGAGCATTTCCTGGATCTGAACTACCTGCCAGGGGGCAGGGCGCCCGGTTATCTACCTGTGGGCAATGGCTACCTCTGGCGTGATCATGGCTGGAAAACCCTGCGGATGATCGACAAGCTCTCCGCGGACAAGCGTGATCTCTACGCGCTGAGCCTCGCTCATGTCTGCGGGTTTTCCACCCTGCTGCCGGACGACTCATGGTCTTCCACCGACGTTTACGTCAACTACTACCCGACCGCGAACAAGGCACTCGCGCTGATGTCGGACACGCCTGCGAAATGGCAGCTCATCAGGCGGCTGCGCCGCGGCATGGATGTCTCGACCATCGGCCGGGAGAATGACCCGGTTTCGCCGCTGGTGCCGCTCGATGGTTCCATCATCCACCACAACGGCTACGCCAGCAACTATGCCTCCTATTCCTATGCCGGGCAGTTGGTCATGCACACCAACTGGACCACGGCCGGGTTCACCAGCGCCTATACGGCCCAGGCCATCGTGAACATGCGCCGGGCCTCGCTGGCGTGGTGCTTCACCACCACCGGTGGACTGAATCCACTGCACCAGATCAGGGAAGGAAATTTCCCGTCCGGCACCTCGCTGGGCGACGGTGGTGCGGGCAATGGACCGGACTTCGCCCTCAAAGCAGCCAACCTTACCAGTGCCTACTATGGCACCCCCATCGCCGATGATTTGGAAATGGCCTATGCCGCGATCTCCAAAACCGGTGTGGGCAGCACGGCACTCCCGACCCAATGGCGGACCATCACGCCGCCCGCGGACCCCGATCCCACCTCACCGCTCTACACCGCCACCCTCCAGGGACACTATTCCCGCACCACCAATGGCACCTCCATCCAGCGCGGACCGGGCGATTGGGTTGTCTCGCTCCGCGGCCAGCCAACCCACTGGACCGGCGCCGAGTCCCGTTCCGACATGGGCCTGCCGCCTCATTTCATTAAAAAAATGCTGCATGGATCGCTGGAGTTGATCACCACCGGCAAGAACGGCCGCAAGCCGAACGAGGTGGACTCCGGCTACCGCTATGAGGGCTGGAACCCCAGCTACTACCCGAATGTGACCTGCCCGGACTATGCGCCCGGCGATCTCCTCGATTGGAAAGTCTGGGCCTATTTCAGCGGGGAAAGCAATCTCACGGGCAGCGCGAACCTGCGGGATTGCGGCGTGTGGATGAATGAAGGAACGGCCAGCAAGAGCGCCTTCTTCCTGGGCAACCGCATCGTGCTGGTGACCAACAATGTCACCGGCAATGGACTGCACACCGGCCTGATCCAGACCGCACACGATACCCCGGCCTCCGAGCCGCTGCTGCTCGACGGCGCCTCCAAATCGACCGATGGCACCTGGACGCTGGCCGCCGGTGGCAACCACAAGATCGTGGACCCGCGTGGCAACGCCTACTACGTCCATGCGGACGCGGCCACCCCGCAGATCCAGGCCCGCCGCGGCAACCAGGACTGGACCTACTCGCTCGCCAGCCAGTGGACCGGCACCGGCACCGCGCCGACCTTCACCTACGCCTCGGATTTCCTCGCCCGCATGAACGAGTTCACGCCCACCACGGCGAACTACTCGCGGGTGTGGTTCGATCACGGCGCGTCCGCGACCAATCAGGCTCTGACCTACACGGTGCTGGTGAAGCCGCAGCCGGGTGGTCTGGACAACTACGCCACCGCCATGGCCAGTCCGGCCACCGCTCCGGTCACGGTCACGAAAAGCACCAGGATGCACCGCTACCAGGACCGCGCCACCGGCACCAACGCCATCGCGGTGTTCGATCCAAACGAAGCGGTGCAGATGGGTGGAATCGCCACCGTGAATCGTGCCGGAGCCTACATCTGGCGCACCGATGGCGATCTGCTGCGCCTCAGCATCAACTCCTCGCAGACGGAAAACACGGCGGCCTTCCAACTCGCGCTCACCGGTGAGTGGACGCTCGAATCGCAGCAGGGCACCTACAGCGTCACCGTGACGCCGAATGCCGGCGGCACGACGGTGTCGCTGTCCTACCGGGATACCCCGCAGAACCTGGTCCTGCGCCGGGTCATGCCGCAGGTGGTGGTGACGGCACCCGCGAACAACACCACGGTGAACGCACCCACCAGCCAAACGGTTGCCGCGAACGTGACCAGCCACGGCCACACCATCGCGAAGGTACAATTTTTTGATGGCACCACCTCGATCGGGGAGGACGCCACCGCGCCCTATGCCGTGACTTGGACGACATCCACGCTGGGCAGCCACAGTCTGAGCGCCCACGCGGTGATCTCGGCGACATCGTCCGTGGACTCGGCAGCGGTTGTCGTTTCCGCAGTGAACACGGCACCGGTTTTCACTTCGGATCCGATCCAGGCGAGAGCGGTGGTGAACACCTCTGT belongs to Luteolibacter ambystomatis and includes:
- a CDS encoding helix-turn-helix domain-containing protein is translated as MDPVAQQTDLFLKALAGTLRSIREARGLSQIELAERAGVSRTCIAYIEDGARRPTADTLKRLSSALSLPLHQIIRASEEPGATFVTT
- a CDS encoding beta strand repeat-containing protein, with protein sequence MYPKPLIAIFLALAAGSATATTFTWTNTAGGSWATAGNWSSAPAFAADDLADFSTLNITANAVTTLDGSYTLGSLKFGDATTVSNTWTVNAGTGGTLTLATTTGNPTITTVAAADAVTLNAPIAGTQTIVKAGAGTLNLTGANTFTGLFQVDPVANSIVNVSGNQSAATGGWNIRAGATVNFQAGSTIAVASGKSITLANESGASHTLNAAGTVTSSGTLSVQAAGNVNLNSGAAWTQNGSMTIQPNTSFASAQMTVNTGASFTYAGSTAITLAASPGSNGGSGSLNLSGGTFTTGRGFNNSSSGTAGAANLNFSNGGTLKLSADIATLATTNTRPFNITLGTGGGKTDTNGFNTTLALPITGTGSLEKLGTGSLTLTGANTYTGATTVSAGTLSMSGAGFSDTAALSVATGSVLNLNYTGTDTVGSFRIDGVAKATGKWGRTGSIAALGADYESSLITGDGLINNTNTASDLYWDGTGTSWGSSGSWTVDPSNAAIDPTNSPVATTAVLFGANGLTTTQQVDLGGNQAVSQLTISSPVAFNFAGGGTTSNLTVGSSGITLNATAGNTTFGSATAGQEVNLVPTGAETWTNLSSSTLTAVNGLALGANTLTTAGSGNFTFGGAITGTGGLNKLGAGTLALNGTNTFTGNKTVDRGAVTVSGNQAAANGSWILRGYGDSGTTYNTVVTSVTLNAGSTSAVASGKTVQLGNTAAAGNFQLQTFTANGTMTNDGTLFAGRGGTLNVGGAWTQNGAATVATQGGVTATLSITSGGSFTYTSATQFLLSSSSTHAFLNIDGGVLTTGAKLHDANSTFNASSVSKVTLTNGGKIKLSANIADLFTTAGGATSFQVGTGGGIVDTNGFSTTLNLPITGTGGLTKAGTGTLTTTGANTYTGNTTVTGGTLSLSAANLDDNSSVTIATGATLDLNFLGSDTVKALTINGTALSAGTYSSSTHPGSISGVGQITVQPASGTFASWAAGLGLSGNPNADFDHDGIADGVEFVLGTDPKVANSGSGIQTQKSGNNLIVTFNRVDSSETSDITLVVEAGTDLATWPQIFQAADTTANSTPGVVVTENGTAPDTIVVTIPTSGAPMLFARVRVIVSP
- a CDS encoding DUF6797 domain-containing protein, whose translation is MLRTTTCLATLAASTAALHAANWYEEMQIGPAWSNTFDDTFQGQKRLAAVKGILLDLGDGQSHALFDTETLGLVNAYSGFVHWGGTPWTGKHAVLVALADETPVFNTARGTAKWADAKGSFEDSRKIPGYGNFDHARFNGYFRSGSTIVLDYTVLGSRVLETVSARDGTVTRSFDLAERKSDLTTVAADEAKPFTVAADGLSAKSEDGLTVTTKGGKLAADPKSPGRLLLRFAKGDKTTAQVAYARGAEPKPAGAPDFATLLKGGAPLWKDKITTEGKVSTDTREPYATDIATLPTGNPWKANLRFGGFDFIDDDSAALSAWNGDVWVVKGLKGDWKQLVWQRVASGLFEPLGVKVVNGIIHVNGRDQITQLIDLNGDGEIDQFKAFNRDVYVTENFHEFAFDLQTDKQGNFYFSKAGPVKSGGRGFDKTLPNNGTINKVSADGKKLEVVATGLRAPGGVGVGPNGEISAGENEGSWEPACKINFARASELPVFFGCEPTRQELGKGKPYTEPLCYLPMDMDNSGASQVWVPEGAKFGVNPGEMLHLSYGQSSIYRVLPQRAGDRLQAGVSKLPIKLQSSAMRARFATDGSMYVLGFRGWQTNAATECAFQRVRYTGKPVPAPDKYEVSRTGVKLHFAQPLDAELAKDPASYAVLRWNYVRSSQYGSGEFSVDHRDAAAEEAAMTKESHNVKQRDKVTVTSATLSSDGRTVELALEGMKPSMQLQVGYDLEDKDGNPVKSNVTGTVYSIR